A stretch of the Elephas maximus indicus isolate mEleMax1 chromosome 3, mEleMax1 primary haplotype, whole genome shotgun sequence genome encodes the following:
- the KLHL17 gene encoding kelch-like protein 17 isoform X1, which yields MQPRSERPAGRTQSPEHGSPGPGPEAPPPPPPPQPPAPEAERARPRQPWPAAPMEGAMQLLSREGHSVAHNSKRHYHDAFVAMSRMRQRGLLCDIVLHVATKEIRAHKVVLASCSPYFHAMFTNEMSESRQTHVTLHDIDPQALDQLVQFAYTAEIVVGEGNVQTLLPAASLLQLNGVRDACCKFLLSQLDPSNCLGIRGFADTHSCSDLLKAAHRYVLQHFVDVAKTEEFMLLPLKQVLELVSSDSLNVPSEEDVYRAVLSWVKHDVDARRQHVPRLMKCVRLPLLSRDFLLGHVDAEGLVRHHPDCKDLLIEALKFHLLPEQRGVLGTSRTRPRRCEGAGPVLFAVGGGSLFAIHGDCEAYDTRTDRWHVVASMSTRRARVGVAAISNRLYAVGGYDGTSDLATVESYDPVTNTWQPEVSMGTRRSCLGVAPLHGLLYATGGYDGASCLNSAERYDPLTGAWTSIAAMSTRRRYVRVATLDGSLYAVGGYDSSSHLATVEKYEPQVNAWTPVASMLSRRSSAGVAVLEGALYVAGGNDGTSCLNSVERFSPKASAWESVAPMNIRRSTHDLVAMDGWLYAVGGNDGSSSLNSIEKYNPRTNKWVAASCMFTRRSSVGVAVLELLNFPPPSSPTLSVSSTSL from the exons ATGCAGCCGCGCAGCGAGCGCCCGGCTGGCAGGACACAGAGTCCAGAGCACGGCAGCCCAGGGCCCGGGCCCgaggcgccgccgccgccgcctccaccGCAGCCGCCGGC CCCTGAGGCAGAGCGAGCACGTCCCCGGCAGCCCTGGCCTGCGGCCCCTATGGAGGGGGCAATGCAGCTGCTGAGCCGCGAGGGCCACAGTGTGGCCCACAACTCCAAGCGGCACTATCATGATGCATTTGTGGCCATGAGCCGCATGAGGCAGCGTGGCCTTCTGTGTGACATTGTCCTGCACGTGGCCACCAAGGAGATCCGAGCGCACAAGGTTGTGCTGGCCTCCTGCAGCCCCTACTTCCATGCCATGTTCACGA ATGAGATGAGCGAGAGCCGTCAGACGCATGTGACGCTGCATGACATCGACCCACAGGCCCTGGACCAGCTGGTGCAGTTTGCGTACACGGCTGAAATCGTGGTGGGCGAGGGCAACGTGCAG ACTCTGCTCCCAGCCGCCAGTCTCCTGCAGCTGAACGGCGTCCGAGATGCATGCTGCAAGTTCCTGCTGAGTCAGCTTGACCCATCCAACTGCCTGGGCATCAGGGGCTTTGCCGACACACACTCCTGCAGCGACCTGCTAAAGGCTGCCCACAGGTACGTGCTGCAGCACTTCGTGGACGTGGCCAAGACTGAGGAGTTCATGCTGCTGCCGCTGAAGCAG GTGCTGGAGCTGGTCTCCAGCGACAGCCTGAACGTGCCCTCCGAGGAGGACGTCTACCGCGCTGTCCTGAGCTGGGTCAAGCACGACGTGGACGCACGGAGGCAGCACGTCCCTCGG ctgatgAAGTGTGTGCGGCTGCCCTTGCTGAGCCGCGACTTCCTCCTGGGCCATGTGGATGCAGAGGGCCTGGTGCGGCATCACCCGGACTGCAAGGATCTGCTCATTGAGGCCCTCAAGTTCCATCTGCTGCCGGAACAGAGGGGCGTCCTGGGAACCAGCCGCACGCGGCCGCGCCGCTGTGAGGGCGCTGGCCCGGTGCTCTTTGCTGTGG GTGGTGGGAGCCTCTTCGCCATCCATGGAGACTGTGAAGCCTACGACACACGCACAGACCGCTGGCACGTGGTAGCTTCCATGTCCACACGCCGGGCCCGGGTGGGCGTGGCAGCCATCAGCAACCGGCTATATGCTGTGGGCGG CTACGACGGGACCTCGGACCTTGCCACCGTGGAATCGTATGACCCTGTCACCAATACATGGCAACCTGAGGTGTCAATGGGCACAAGGCGCAGCTGCCTGGGTGTGGCCCCCCTGCACGGGTTGCTTTATGCAACTGGCGGCTACGATGGGGCCTCCTGCCTCAACAG TGCTGAGCGTTATGATCCCCTGACGGGAGCGTGGACATCCATTGCCGCCATGAGCACCAGAAGACGCTATGTGCGTGTGGCCACACTTG ACGGGAGCCTGTATGCCGTGGGCGGCTACGACAGCTCATCACACCTGGCCACTGTGGAGAAATACGAGCCCCAG GTGAACGCATGGACACCTGTGGCCTCCATGCTGAGCCGGCGCAGCTCAGCAGGTGTGGCTGTGCTAGAAGGCGCGCTCTACGTGGCCGGGGGCAATGATGGCACGAGCTGCCTCAACTCAGTGGAGAGGTTCAGCCCTAAGGCCAGCGCCTGGGAGAGCGTGGCACCCATGAACATTCGCAG GAGCACACATGACCTGGTGGCAATGGACGGCTGGTTGTACGCCGTGGGAGGCAATGATGGCAGCTCCAGCCTCAACTCCATCGAGAAATACAACCCGCGGACCAACAAGTGGGTGGCCGCGTCCTGCATGTTCACGCGACGCAGCAGCGTGGGTGTGGCCGTGCTCGAGCTGCTCAACTTCCCCCCACCCTCCTCGCCCACTCTGTCAGTGTCCTCCACCAGCCTCTGA
- the KLHL17 gene encoding kelch-like protein 17 isoform X2: MQPRSERPAGRTQSPEHGSPGPGPEAPPPPPPPQPPAPEAERARPRQPWPAAPMEGAMQLLSREGHSVAHNSKRHYHDAFVAMSRMRQRGLLCDIVLHVATKEIRAHKVVLASCSPYFHAMFTNEMSESRQTHVTLHDIDPQALDQLVQFAYTAEIVVGEGNVQTLLPAASLLQLNGVRDACCKFLLSQLDPSNCLGIRGFADTHSCSDLLKAAHRYVLQHFVDVAKTEEFMLLPLKQVLELVSSDSLNVPSEEDVYRAVLSWVKHDVDARRQHVPRLMKCVRLPLLSRDFLLGHVDAEGLVRHHPDCKDLLIEALKFHLLPEQRGVLGTSRTRPRRCEGAGPVLFAVGGGSLFAIHGDCEAYDTRTDRWHVASSDCSGALPSYDGTSDLATVESYDPVTNTWQPEVSMGTRRSCLGVAPLHGLLYATGGYDGASCLNSAERYDPLTGAWTSIAAMSTRRRYVRVATLDGSLYAVGGYDSSSHLATVEKYEPQVNAWTPVASMLSRRSSAGVAVLEGALYVAGGNDGTSCLNSVERFSPKASAWESVAPMNIRRSTHDLVAMDGWLYAVGGNDGSSSLNSIEKYNPRTNKWVAASCMFTRRSSVGVAVLELLNFPPPSSPTLSVSSTSL; the protein is encoded by the exons ATGCAGCCGCGCAGCGAGCGCCCGGCTGGCAGGACACAGAGTCCAGAGCACGGCAGCCCAGGGCCCGGGCCCgaggcgccgccgccgccgcctccaccGCAGCCGCCGGC CCCTGAGGCAGAGCGAGCACGTCCCCGGCAGCCCTGGCCTGCGGCCCCTATGGAGGGGGCAATGCAGCTGCTGAGCCGCGAGGGCCACAGTGTGGCCCACAACTCCAAGCGGCACTATCATGATGCATTTGTGGCCATGAGCCGCATGAGGCAGCGTGGCCTTCTGTGTGACATTGTCCTGCACGTGGCCACCAAGGAGATCCGAGCGCACAAGGTTGTGCTGGCCTCCTGCAGCCCCTACTTCCATGCCATGTTCACGA ATGAGATGAGCGAGAGCCGTCAGACGCATGTGACGCTGCATGACATCGACCCACAGGCCCTGGACCAGCTGGTGCAGTTTGCGTACACGGCTGAAATCGTGGTGGGCGAGGGCAACGTGCAG ACTCTGCTCCCAGCCGCCAGTCTCCTGCAGCTGAACGGCGTCCGAGATGCATGCTGCAAGTTCCTGCTGAGTCAGCTTGACCCATCCAACTGCCTGGGCATCAGGGGCTTTGCCGACACACACTCCTGCAGCGACCTGCTAAAGGCTGCCCACAGGTACGTGCTGCAGCACTTCGTGGACGTGGCCAAGACTGAGGAGTTCATGCTGCTGCCGCTGAAGCAG GTGCTGGAGCTGGTCTCCAGCGACAGCCTGAACGTGCCCTCCGAGGAGGACGTCTACCGCGCTGTCCTGAGCTGGGTCAAGCACGACGTGGACGCACGGAGGCAGCACGTCCCTCGG ctgatgAAGTGTGTGCGGCTGCCCTTGCTGAGCCGCGACTTCCTCCTGGGCCATGTGGATGCAGAGGGCCTGGTGCGGCATCACCCGGACTGCAAGGATCTGCTCATTGAGGCCCTCAAGTTCCATCTGCTGCCGGAACAGAGGGGCGTCCTGGGAACCAGCCGCACGCGGCCGCGCCGCTGTGAGGGCGCTGGCCCGGTGCTCTTTGCTGTGG GTGGTGGGAGCCTCTTCGCCATCCATGGAGACTGTGAAGCCTACGACACACGCACAGACCGCTGGCACGTG GCCAGCTCTGACTGCAGCGGGGCTCTCCCCAGCTACGACGGGACCTCGGACCTTGCCACCGTGGAATCGTATGACCCTGTCACCAATACATGGCAACCTGAGGTGTCAATGGGCACAAGGCGCAGCTGCCTGGGTGTGGCCCCCCTGCACGGGTTGCTTTATGCAACTGGCGGCTACGATGGGGCCTCCTGCCTCAACAG TGCTGAGCGTTATGATCCCCTGACGGGAGCGTGGACATCCATTGCCGCCATGAGCACCAGAAGACGCTATGTGCGTGTGGCCACACTTG ACGGGAGCCTGTATGCCGTGGGCGGCTACGACAGCTCATCACACCTGGCCACTGTGGAGAAATACGAGCCCCAG GTGAACGCATGGACACCTGTGGCCTCCATGCTGAGCCGGCGCAGCTCAGCAGGTGTGGCTGTGCTAGAAGGCGCGCTCTACGTGGCCGGGGGCAATGATGGCACGAGCTGCCTCAACTCAGTGGAGAGGTTCAGCCCTAAGGCCAGCGCCTGGGAGAGCGTGGCACCCATGAACATTCGCAG GAGCACACATGACCTGGTGGCAATGGACGGCTGGTTGTACGCCGTGGGAGGCAATGATGGCAGCTCCAGCCTCAACTCCATCGAGAAATACAACCCGCGGACCAACAAGTGGGTGGCCGCGTCCTGCATGTTCACGCGACGCAGCAGCGTGGGTGTGGCCGTGCTCGAGCTGCTCAACTTCCCCCCACCCTCCTCGCCCACTCTGTCAGTGTCCTCCACCAGCCTCTGA
- the KLHL17 gene encoding kelch-like protein 17 isoform X3, whose product MQPRSERPAGRTQSPEHGSPGPGPEAPPPPPPPQPPAPEAERARPRQPWPAAPMEGAMQLLSREGHSVAHNSKRHYHDAFVAMSRMRQRGLLCDIVLHVATKEIRAHKVVLASCSPYFHAMFTNEMSESRQTHVTLHDIDPQALDQLVQFAYTAEIVVGEGNVQTLLPAASLLQLNGVRDACCKFLLSQLDPSNCLGIRGFADTHSCSDLLKAAHRYVLQHFVDVAKTEEFMLLPLKQVLELVSSDSLNVPSEEDVYRAVLSWVKHDVDARRQHVPRLMKCVRLPLLSRDFLLGHVDAEGLVRHHPDCKDLLIEALKFHLLPEQRGVLGTSRTRPRRCEGAGPVLFAVGGGSLFAIHGDCEAYDTRTDRWHVVASMSTRRARVGVAAISNRLYAVGGAERYDPLTGAWTSIAAMSTRRRYVRVATLDGSLYAVGGYDSSSHLATVEKYEPQVNAWTPVASMLSRRSSAGVAVLEGALYVAGGNDGTSCLNSVERFSPKASAWESVAPMNIRRSTHDLVAMDGWLYAVGGNDGSSSLNSIEKYNPRTNKWVAASCMFTRRSSVGVAVLELLNFPPPSSPTLSVSSTSL is encoded by the exons ATGCAGCCGCGCAGCGAGCGCCCGGCTGGCAGGACACAGAGTCCAGAGCACGGCAGCCCAGGGCCCGGGCCCgaggcgccgccgccgccgcctccaccGCAGCCGCCGGC CCCTGAGGCAGAGCGAGCACGTCCCCGGCAGCCCTGGCCTGCGGCCCCTATGGAGGGGGCAATGCAGCTGCTGAGCCGCGAGGGCCACAGTGTGGCCCACAACTCCAAGCGGCACTATCATGATGCATTTGTGGCCATGAGCCGCATGAGGCAGCGTGGCCTTCTGTGTGACATTGTCCTGCACGTGGCCACCAAGGAGATCCGAGCGCACAAGGTTGTGCTGGCCTCCTGCAGCCCCTACTTCCATGCCATGTTCACGA ATGAGATGAGCGAGAGCCGTCAGACGCATGTGACGCTGCATGACATCGACCCACAGGCCCTGGACCAGCTGGTGCAGTTTGCGTACACGGCTGAAATCGTGGTGGGCGAGGGCAACGTGCAG ACTCTGCTCCCAGCCGCCAGTCTCCTGCAGCTGAACGGCGTCCGAGATGCATGCTGCAAGTTCCTGCTGAGTCAGCTTGACCCATCCAACTGCCTGGGCATCAGGGGCTTTGCCGACACACACTCCTGCAGCGACCTGCTAAAGGCTGCCCACAGGTACGTGCTGCAGCACTTCGTGGACGTGGCCAAGACTGAGGAGTTCATGCTGCTGCCGCTGAAGCAG GTGCTGGAGCTGGTCTCCAGCGACAGCCTGAACGTGCCCTCCGAGGAGGACGTCTACCGCGCTGTCCTGAGCTGGGTCAAGCACGACGTGGACGCACGGAGGCAGCACGTCCCTCGG ctgatgAAGTGTGTGCGGCTGCCCTTGCTGAGCCGCGACTTCCTCCTGGGCCATGTGGATGCAGAGGGCCTGGTGCGGCATCACCCGGACTGCAAGGATCTGCTCATTGAGGCCCTCAAGTTCCATCTGCTGCCGGAACAGAGGGGCGTCCTGGGAACCAGCCGCACGCGGCCGCGCCGCTGTGAGGGCGCTGGCCCGGTGCTCTTTGCTGTGG GTGGTGGGAGCCTCTTCGCCATCCATGGAGACTGTGAAGCCTACGACACACGCACAGACCGCTGGCACGTGGTAGCTTCCATGTCCACACGCCGGGCCCGGGTGGGCGTGGCAGCCATCAGCAACCGGCTATATGCTGTGGGCGG TGCTGAGCGTTATGATCCCCTGACGGGAGCGTGGACATCCATTGCCGCCATGAGCACCAGAAGACGCTATGTGCGTGTGGCCACACTTG ACGGGAGCCTGTATGCCGTGGGCGGCTACGACAGCTCATCACACCTGGCCACTGTGGAGAAATACGAGCCCCAG GTGAACGCATGGACACCTGTGGCCTCCATGCTGAGCCGGCGCAGCTCAGCAGGTGTGGCTGTGCTAGAAGGCGCGCTCTACGTGGCCGGGGGCAATGATGGCACGAGCTGCCTCAACTCAGTGGAGAGGTTCAGCCCTAAGGCCAGCGCCTGGGAGAGCGTGGCACCCATGAACATTCGCAG GAGCACACATGACCTGGTGGCAATGGACGGCTGGTTGTACGCCGTGGGAGGCAATGATGGCAGCTCCAGCCTCAACTCCATCGAGAAATACAACCCGCGGACCAACAAGTGGGTGGCCGCGTCCTGCATGTTCACGCGACGCAGCAGCGTGGGTGTGGCCGTGCTCGAGCTGCTCAACTTCCCCCCACCCTCCTCGCCCACTCTGTCAGTGTCCTCCACCAGCCTCTGA
- the PLEKHN1 gene encoding pleckstrin homology domain-containing family N member 1: MGNSQCIPQAPRRFRASFSRKPSLKGTREDGARRLAGLFGSEVGPDWDTAADKILYYIPGTDIPGLEGQREALDQPFLSVFKKGRRKVPVRSLGKVLHYAKVQLRFQHSQDTSDCYLELFASHLYFQAHGSDGLTFQGLLPLTELSIFPVEGSREHAFQITGPLPSPLLVLCPSAAERACWLYHLEKQTALAGGLRRCHSAPPQGPPGDELPWTLQRQLMQLRTVSGHESGGSAICASRVKLQHLPSQELCDRLLVLYPASLAIFSEEPDGLCFKGELPLSAIHINLEEKGKQIRSFLIEGRLINTIRVVCASYEDYGHWVLCLRTAALRDRGPALPGPGLHVPTQVAGDGRGSLSSDGRTSWGSGCPASHSTRTSHSLPETMLPPPAGCPIQPAPDQADPGSTSISRRRSQLRRGGSSRSPKSKGQGAGSGLATPLHLELDLTKLSRLSLEGDPDNPVETPQSPLYADPYTPPATSHRKITDIQSLDEFLSAMQNSPRPEPSSAFPAVPVSVPVSDPSPGLSGHLGPHLLPKKGAPQGHTPQRHRRSFKGRGPRPPDSPQLVSPSREGSPDPLLPPPARCSPQRRASPSYSSVWEEAAVPSHQKWPRPGAPEAEGALTQWI, from the exons ATGGGGAACAGCCAGTGCATCCCCCAGGCCCCCCGGAGGTTCCGTGCCTCCTTTTCAAGGAAGCCCTCGCTGAAGGGCACCAG AGAGGATGGCGCGAGAAGGCTGGCTGGCCTGTTTGGCAGTGAAGTTGGCCCCGACTGGGACACAGCGGCCGACAAGATCCTCTACTACATCCCGGGGACG gacaTCCCAGGCCTGGAGGGCCAGCGAGAAGCCCTGGACCAGCCATTCCTGAGTGTGTTCAAGAAGGGGCGGCGAAAGGTGCCTGTGAGGAGCCTAGGCAAGGTGCTGCACTACGCCAAGGTCCAGCTGCGGTTCCAGCACAGCCAG GACACCAGCGACTGCTACCTGGAGCTATTCGCCTCCCACCTCTACTTCCAGGCCCACGGCTCTGATGGCCTCACATTCCAG GGCCTGTTACCACTGACAGAGCTGAGCATCTTTCCGGTGGAGGGGTCCAGAGAACATGCCTTCCAGATCACAG GCCCGCTGCCCTCCCCCCTCCTTGTGCTCTGCCCCAGCGCCGCTGAGCGTGCCTGCTGGCTCTACCACCTGGAGAAACAGACTGCCCTTGCTGGGGGGCTGCGGCGCTGCCACTCAGCACCCCCACAG GGCCCCCCCGGGGATGAGCTCCCCTGGACTCTACAGCGCCAGCTGATGCAGCTGCGGACGGTGTCAGGACACGAGTCGGGGGGCAGTGCCATCTGTGCCTCGAGAGTCAAGCTGCAGCATCTGCCCTcacag GAGCTGTGTGATCGGCTTCTGGTCCTTTACCCGGCCTCCCTGGCCATCTTCTCTGAGGAACCAGATGGGCTCTGCTTCAAG GGGGAGCTCCCACTCAGCGCTATCCATATCAACCTGGAGGAGAAGGGGAAGCAGATCCGCTCTTTCCTGATAGAAG GACGCCTTATCAACACCATTCGTGTGGTATGTGCCAGCTACGAGGACTATGgccactgggtgctctgtctccggACTGCTGCCCTCAGGGACAGGGGCCCTGCCCTACCGGGACCAGGGCTGCACGTACCCACCCAG GTTGCAGGAGACGGCCGAGGCTCCCTCTCCTCAGATGGACGGACCAGCTGGGGTTCGGGGTGCCCTGCGTCCCATTCCACCCGCACCAGTCACTCCCTCCCTGAGACCATGCTGCCGCCCCCTGCAGGCTGCCCCATTCAGCCTGCACCT GACCAAGCTGACCCAGGCTCCACCAGCATTAGCCGTCGGAGGTCACAGCTGAGACGAGGGGGCAGCAGCAGGTCACCCAAGAGCAAGGGCCAGGGAGCAGGGTCTGGCCTAGCCACTCCGCTGCACCTAGAGCTGGACCTGACCAAG TTGAGCAGGCTGAGCCTGGAGGGGGACCCAGACAACCCTGTGGAGACACCGCAGTCCCCACTCTATGCCGACCCCTACACACCACCTGCCACCTCCCACCGCAAGATCACAGACATCCAGAGCCTGGATGAG TTTCTCAGCGCCATGCAGAACTCCCCCAGGCCGGAGCCATCAAGCGCCTTCCCTGCTGTCCCTGTGTCTGTGCCTGTCTCTGACCCCAGCCCGGGCCTTTCTGGCCACCTTGGCCCGCACCtgctgcccaagaagggagctcCACAGGGCCATACCCCTCAGAGGCACCGACGCTCCTTCAAGGGCCGGGGGCCAAGGCCCCCAGACTCCCCTCAACTT GTCTCCCCTTCGAGGGAAGGCTCACCTGACCCCCTGCTGCCTCCTCCAG CCCGCTGTTCTCCCCAGAGACGTGCAAGCCCGAGCTATAGCAGCGTCTGGGAGGaggctgcagtgccctcccaccagaAGTGGCCCCGGCCAGGCGCACCTGAGGCCGAGGGGGCCCTGACCCAGTGGATCTGA
- the PERM1 gene encoding PGC-1 and ERR-induced regulator in muscle protein 1, producing MENFQYSVQLSDQDWAEFSATADECGLLQADLASGDEPLSSDIDQGDSSGSSPPRPPPLLTGQQILGGRGRWGYEEEDVDTQQLVSRCKPILALGACQQTPGTSTLSGVQQPLSSGVGPHSASLLRPVISGGEMQRLLQGSAVRGPTPGPPGEPPRSPEPPQRSPSSPGAPLRSPSRKKRRATGTKGGGRPGVPAQPDSPPRPQARPPLIAAEPATGTRQGPDFVQASGAGAGTLTPAPRRELGVGLPIPALVNESGADQVRIIPRAELHPICTADSEPPRNEAPATSDSQLSPDGAQSTPDSKLAPDGVPSTADSETSPDGDPSTPNSQPPLHGAPSPPDSEPSSHGIPPTHNSQPLPHRALSTPDSEPPSDGSLPTPDSEPPLGGALSTPVSQPPSDGTLSTPTSNPRVGVDLPMVVPEVKPHVDPSTPVAVATPRSALLHPAPQDMCMPAHRVITAAPSWSSIPEALPGVGEPAPAARLDVSLAMSPQGPGPSADTAGHLSAEPPAGPTQVPKRKKVRFSMAAASPEEPGVGVASGPPSPTRMEAGAQVAPGAWGARVAPGAWDAVAVRPRPPQPRILKHLPPPAPSASGGPRSGRFSLTLPEAYEFLFCDTIEEEEEDAEEGAAWQAPEDMQWPDVCEFFFQDCRAQRRRPHGGCTPASCLPAKPAPAPPPEDPAHISVPEVYEHFFEEERKDRVLELAPPPEPSVATITKELGLAGRQPGEPWSSLPVFSFSQSDMCLVFVAFATWAVRTSDLHTPDAWKTVLLANIGTISAIRYFRRQVSRGRPSPSRSPSPSPSRSPSPSHSHSHSHSHSHSHSS from the exons ATGGAAAACTTTCAGTACAGCGTCCAGCTGAGTGATCAGGACTGGGCTGAGTTCTCAGCCACTGCTGATGAGTGTGGCCTCCTACAGGCCGACCTGGCATCTGGGGATGAGCCCTTGTCCAGTGACATTGACCAAGGGGACAGCAGTGGCAGCAGTCcccccaggcccccacccctcCTCACTGGGCAGCAGATTCTGGGGGGGAGGGGCCGGTGGGGCTACGAGGAAGAAGATGTGGACACCCAGCAGCTGGTCAGCAGGTGTAAACCCATCCTGGCTCTTGGTGCTTGTCAGCAGACGCCCGGCACGTCCACATTGTCAGGAGTCCAGCAGCCCCTCAGCTCTGGCGTTGGCCCTCACTCTGCGTCCCTCCTGAGGCCAGTGATTTCAGGAGGCGAGATGCAGAGGCTTCTGCAGGGCTCAGCTGTCCGTGGCCCTACCCCTGGGCCCCCTGGTGAGCCCCCTCGGAGCCCTGAGCCCCCTCAGAGGTCCCCCAGCAGCCCTGGGGCCCCACTGCGGAGCCCCAGCAGGAAGAAGAGGCGTGCTACAGGCACGAAGGGGGGTGGGCGCCCAGGAGTCCCAGCCCAGCCCgactccccgccccgcccccaagCCAGGCCCCCACTCATTGCTGCAGAGCCGGCCACAGGCACCAGGCAGGGGCCGGACTTCGTGCAGGcttctggggctggggctggcaccctgactCCAGCTCCCCGGCGAGAGCTGGGTGTGGGGCTGCCCATACCTGCCCTTGTGAATGAGTCAGGTGCAGACCAGGTCAGAATAATCCCCAGAGCTGAACTGCACCCCATTTGCACCGCTGACTCTGAGCCACCCCGCAACGAGGCTCCGGCTACCTCTGACTCCCAGCTTTCACCTGACGGGGCACAGTCTACACCTGACTCCAAGCTAGCCCCTGATGGGGTTCCGTCTACAGCTGACTCCGAGACATCCCCCGATGGTGATCCATCTACACCCAACTCCCAGCCGCCACTCCATGGGGCTCCATCTCCACCTGACTCTGAGCCATCCTCCCACGGGATTCCACCTACGCACAACTCCCAGCCTCTACCCCACAGGGCTCTATCTACACCTGACTCGGAGCCACCCTCAGATGGGTCTCTGCCTACACCTGACTCTGAGCCTCCACTCGGTGGGGCTCTGTCTACACCTGTCTCTCAGCCTCCATCAGACGGGACTCTGTCTACACCCACCTCCAACCCTAGGGTGGGTGTAGATCTGCCTATGGTGGTCCCAGAGGTCAAGCCACATGTGGACCCATCTACACCTGTTGCAGTGGCTACCCCACGTTCAGCTCTGCTTCACCCCGCTCCCCAGGACATGTGCATGCCTGCCCACAGAGTGATCACAGCTGCCCCCTCCTGGTCCTCTATCCCTGAGGCCCTGCCTGGTGTAGGGGAGCCTGCGCCTGCGGCCAGGCTGGATGTGAGCCTTGCTATGTCTCCACAAGGACCCGGGCCCTCAGCAGATACCGCTGGACACCTCTCAGCAGAGCCCCCCGCAGGCCCCACCCAGGTTCCCAAGAGGAAGAAAGTGCGATTCTCCATGGCTGCGGCCAGCCCTGAGGAGCCAGGAGTGGGAGTGGCCTCGGGCCCACCTTCACCAACCAGGATGGAAGCGGGGGCCCAGGTGGCTCCAGGGGCCTGGGGGGCCCGGGTAGCGCCAGGGGCCTGGGATGCAGTGGCAGTTAGGCCCCGGCCCCCACAGCCTCGGATCCTGAAGCACTtgcctccccctgccccctctGCCTCGGGGGGCCCGAGGTCCGGAAGattttccctgaccctccccGAGGcctatgagtttttgttttgtgacaccatcgaggaggaggaggaggatgctGAGGAGGGGGCAGCTTGGCAGGCCCCAGAAGACATGCAGTGGCCAGACGTCTGCGAGTTCTTCTTCCAGGACTGCAGGGCCCAGAGGCGGAGGCCCCATGGGGGCTGTACCCCAGCCTCCTGCCTGCCAGCCAAGCCTGCGCCAGCCCCTCCACCTGAAGACCCTGCACACATCTCTGTCCCCGAGGTATATGAGCACTTTtttgaggaggaaaggaaggaccgAGTGCTGGAGCTGGCTCCCCCACCCGAACCCAGTGTGGCCACCATCACGAAGGAGCTTGGCCTGGCGGGCAGGCAGCCAG GGGAGCCTTGGAGTTCCCTCCCCGTGTTCTCCTTCAGCCAGAGTGATATGTGCTTGGTGTTTGTGGCCTTTGCCACCTGGGCTGTGAGGACATCAGACCTACACACCCCAGATGCCTGGAAAACAG TCTTGCTGGCCAACATTGGCACGATTTCTGCCATCCGGTACTTCCGCCGGCAGGTGAGCCGGGGGCGCCCCAGTCCCAGCCGCAGCCCCAGTCCCAGCCCCAGCCGCAGCCCCAGCCCTagccacagccacagccacagccacagccacagccacagccacagcTCTTAG